The genomic region ATCACCGATCAAGGAGAAGATATTCTTTCCTGTGGAGAGCTCTCACCAAGGTTTAGCTTCTTATTCGACGAAATTTACTCTGGTCAATAGGGGATGGGAGAAACATCAGGTGTACAGGGCCTCTTGTTAACTTTTTGATCATTCAATTTTTGATCGAAATTGTTTGCTAACTGATATGGTTGTAGATGGTGGTACTTGGAACCTTGATTTATTTCGATTTTGGCTGCCAGAAACAGTTGTTCGTAAGATTATTAAAGTCCCTCCTCCGTACCCAACAGTAGGGGTTGATAGGATCATTTGGAAAGGTACATTGATATGTTCTTTTTCAGTTAAAAGTGAATATGGGAAAGTTCGGGAAACTTCCTAAAAGCCAAATGATGCTATATGGAAGATCCCCTAGAAGTTTCAAAGACCAGAAAGGGTTAGGTTCTTTGTTTGGCTTGCTCTCAAGCGGAGGCTGCTCACTAATATGGAAAGAGCCCGGCATGGTATAGGTCATAGCTCGACTTGTGAGGTTTGTGGGTACATCACTGAAGATGTATTACATGCTATCAGGGACTGTTTTGCTACAATGGATATTTGGAATCTTTTAATTCCTACTTGTAAAATTATTAACTTCTATTCAAGTAATTTATAGTAATGGACCGTCTCAAACTTGCAGAACGTGCATGACTTAATATTTGGAAAAGCAGATTGGAAATGCTTTTTTGGAATCCTCATCTGGCGCATATGAAAAAATTgcaatattttcatttttcaaggGGTGTCTTGGAATAGTATCGATGCTATTAAGGTCCCTTATAGTTGGGCCAAACAATTTATGATGATACGAAAACACTTTAGGTTTCAATTTCGTATTCCAATCTACATGGAAATTGGGTTTACTTGAATATTGATGGTTCCGTAAGGTTAGAGGTTGACTCTGCTTCAGCAGGAGGAATTGTGCAAGACAAAGCTGGGAATTGGATCTTTGGCTTTAATAGATTATTAAGGAGTTGTTCAGTGTTTGAGGTTGAATTGTGGGGCATCTTAAATGGCTTAGACATCTTGATTGATTGATGTTATGATATGCGTTGGTTCAGACAGATAGTCTTGAAATGACTACTGTCGGGAGGGACTCTCAGAAGAATATAACTCTACTTTGATTAGGAGAATTCTTCAGCAATTTTCTCACCTTCAACATTAGAACATTTGTCATATCCCTTGAGAAGAGAATCAGGAAGGTAATAAACTGATTAAATTAGCCCATTTGGATAGTCAAGGATTATAAGTTTTTGTAATATCTCCATTTGGGAAAACGAGTTCTGtgatgtaatttttatttttattttcttctttgtcaCCAAAAAAGAAATAGTACACTTTCTGAGTTCAAGCTCTTGTGCTTCATTTAATTTCTCTTCAGAAAAGCAAAACGCTATATCATTGATTCACTACTGAAAAAAAATTAAGAAGGTTTTGATTCATCAATGTAATATAAAGActagaatataaataaaaaaaatattcggTAAGCAAGATATTGATGTTAATGGTAATATAGAGAACATTCAACATCATCCTCTGCTGCATCCAGACCACAGTTCGCTTCAGTGTCTTTGCCTAAACTTCCATTTCAAGTTGCTTCTATCTTTTTATCGGTCATAAAATATTTCAACTCATTGCTGTCATGTTGCACCCTCCGTGTAATTTCCAAGCACAAGCCACTAACAGGGCTCTTACTCGGCTGTTTACTCTTGGAACCCTTCTTACTGGGGACCGGACTTAGAAAAACTGGTTGCAGTTTAAGGTTTGGATTCGGTTTAATCCTGTTTGCTTCCCTTTCATCTGGTGGACGTAGAAGTATTCTGTTCTCGGATTCTAGTTCTGAAACTTCGTCTTCATTCAATAGGACCTGAGGGAAAAATGTAGTATctataaattttcaaaaacaaaTAATGCACAAAAGAAAAGATCAAAGCAGTTAAAAGCTACATGGTAGAGCAAGAATCCTGAAAAAGAAGTCGGACGACCTAGACATTTCAAGCACTGAAGACAATGATTACTATGAGTGAAAGCGAAACCAGGAAGGAAGGAAGATTCAGTGCAAGTGAAACGGCTAATACGTGTTTGAAATTTTATTAGTGAAATGTAAGCAGAAATCAGGTCATTGGAAAGAGCTAATACCTTGCGTCCCACTAAATCAAAAGTCACAAACACTTTACTTCGTTTCAAACGTTCAGCTTCTTCAATCTCCTCTTGTTTCTTCTTCAGAAATTCCTTCTCCTGAGAAGAAAAAAACATGCAGTGCAAGTGACTTTCAAGCAAACACATGTAGCAATAACCTCTGGTCTCAAAGAGTTAGGATTTAAAAACATGATATACCTCCTTTGATAGCCAACTGTTACCCTCAATCTCATAGTAGTCACTTTGGTCATCAATAACTGTCGTACGTGCTGCAGCGTTTCTGTCATATTCTACAAGCCTTTTTGCGTAAGCTTCAGCTGCCGCTTCAGCATCTGATACAGGAGTGAAGCTTCCTTCAAGACCAGCATACGTGCTCCCTTCTCTAAGCACTAGAGCACCACAGAAATTGCATGGCCCCTCTCCTTCCTGCTCGCAGACTATCTTACCACATGAAAGACAATTACTGATCAGTCTGTGTTGGCGAGCTTGGCACGAGCACGGTTTCCCCTGGTGGAAGACAATCGACCCTTTGGCTGCCTCTGCAAGTGAAACAACTTTACCAGCTTTCTTCTTTTTAGAATTACCTTGGTTCCCTTTATGCATGTTTCTTGAATCACTAGCATCATTCGGGATTCTGTTTTCCTGATTACCAGAAATGACATTCTTTTTTGGTTCAGCCCGATAACTAGAGCCCGCAGCCTCTTTTGGAGTCTTAAATGGTTTCTTCGTTCCACTGACAGAGATTTCACCCGAAGGTGGTTTGACATAGGCTTGAAGTTTCGAAGCAGGGATGGCTGCATTGCCGGTGCAGAGATCTAAGTGACCTCTCCGCCGCAAGTACTCTTCGGTAACAACTTTTCCTGCTTCTTGTCCAATAATATTCTGCAAAACAAATGAAATTTAATACTTCGATAAAGTATAAAGCTATTGCAGCTGAGATTAGGAAACTTGACATGATACTTAATGTTAGATTTTGACTCCAAGAACTTGGCTCAATGGTTAGTGCATGTTTCGAGTTCAAAcatcaaagttctaaaaataatttgtgaaaattctacaataataataatataatggaGGGATAATCATTCATAAAAATCAATTATCCATCGAAATttgaatcatcaaaaatcatcttGCAAGTTGCCAACACATCTAATATCAACTAAACCCAATCCCAGATCAACAGACACCCTCAAAAACAATCCGCCCtttcaaattaaaagaaaaaaaagaaatccATAAACCCTAATATCATAACAAGAGAGTGAAAGAGAATTACGTCAAGATATTCTTTGGCGTCAAGAGGATGAGCCAACTCGCAATAGGAAACTAACCCAGAAATAATTTCAGCATCCAAATACAAACCCGTCTCTATTTTTTTACACAAATCAATCAAAGCCTTCTCCAGCCATTCTCCTGCCGTCTCCATTATTTTCCTCTCTTGTGCTTCAGCAGAAGATCACAGGGCACTTTTCCGTAAAAAGAAGGGAGTATGATTGGTATAAAGTGGGAAAAATGTAGAGGTCTTGGGAGCCGTTAGATAGTAGGTTGCAACCTTTTTGAGCTGAGATGGCAAGATCTTAGTCGTTGATGTTTGTTGGAtaaatttaattgatttaatatCAGTGATTAGACAGTTTAACATTAAAACGCCAGACCAAAGATGTCAAGATGGCCGAGTTGGTCTAAGGCGCCAGTTTCAGGTACTGGTCCGAaagggcatgggttcgaatcccattcttgacaagaatttttataatttttctttccattttatttcaaatttttttaaatttttgaatccCTTATTTAAGTACTTATTCTTTAAAGCCCTTGttcaactctttttttttttttgaagcccTTATTTAACCCCCTTtttttgcttttaagtccttatttcacttttaaattttttaaagccctaatttaacttatttttgcttttaagtccttatttcactactttttttaacttttgaagcattaactttttttttagttttaagtatttaattttttaaagcccttgtttaactttttttttttgaagcccTTATTTAACTTtttttgcttttaagtccttattttactaattttttgGCTAAACTACACTTTTAAGCACCCAactataaaaaaatttcattttatgcacccaaaataaaaaatgtataatttaAGTACTCGTGTTATATAGTTCATTCATTttgatcatgtaacacccctactcatatccgtcaccagaatagagTGCAAGGTATTACCGAGGAGTACGGAACACTGACAGATAATTTAAatcatttatcattcaaataccGAGATTGATTATAAAAGTTCCTTTAATGGACCTTCGAGGTCCAAATCATGCATTAGGATCGGGCCGGGACTAAATCGGAGTTGTatgaaatttttcacaaaatcccaAAATTTTTCTCAtttacaagggtcacacgcccgtatggtgtGGCCATGTGGCTCCATTGGCCGTGTCTCTGAggcatgtaactctctaacttgcatCTATGAAgaaacttgggtcacacgggctTAGTACACACCCGTGttgtcaggccgtgtgtcacacacagttatgacacacgctcgtgtgtctacccatgtggacaaaagttaggctattttccagcCATATTTCTCACTCATTTGATCCTTTATCTTCACTCACATTTAATACATACAAAAACTAATTTAGGATATTCAACCGAGCCTTACACTTAATGCCATTTATCAGTTGTACATTTCAtgtaaataacaagaaacgtatATCGGCTCAATTCCCATTAAATTTCTCTTGTACTTATACTTTTTCACATTatatattcatataacatataacaATCATACCTCTGTATTTCATATACagtttcataacaatttgtcttGGTTTCGAACTACTTCATATTTGAGTTTTActcatcaaatcatttgaaacatcATCTTTACACATATAGTGCGCTTGAGGTGCACATTCTATAATtataaatgaacacatttatcaaacatattccatgtttttatatatcatagtttcatatttccatgtatcaattaccatcacttACTCGTATTTTAGACAAAtacgtgtaacaattcataaaCATGCAATTCACTAACTCTTCCTGCCAATCACGATTGAAATTGATaaatcacttattgagcccaatttcagtgttcactaaaatctatcatataaatttggatgtacgtattcatcaatagattccatgtacagatatcatcatctcatatttccaCATACATTTACTTTCCAGATTTATGAATTCAAATAACATATACAAGACATACTAATGTATTTCAGGTACGTTTTGATGATATTTCATTTCAAATTTAGATTATTTCATATTAGAActtttctcattaactcatttagaataccaattcatacggataatacactcaaggtgtagaaatatataatcacaaatgaactcattcatcaaccaagttttatgttcatgtctcatcaactcgtatttccttatatcacataattccatgtaatacttgccaaactttgtcaaattagtgaacatcttacggaaTTGGTCTGCACCGGTATGGACTAAATTTCACTGATAATCACTGATGCCTTAGCATAGCTATGGTATTTTCACTAGAATGTcatagctcagctatggtcttacctCTTCACTATCATTATGCCATGGTGAAACCATggacttatccgtcaattcatcactttTTACtaaaatgccatagcccagctatagtcTTACATCTTATACAAATATCACACCGatgtcatatcccaaatatggtcttacacaaatgcACATATCACTCCGATGCCCTATCCCAGATATGATCTTacacggaaatcacttgtcacttgtagccgaagctaccactattcattgatcaggtagccggagctactatttttcactgatcaagtagtcgaagctaccacttttcactgatcaggtaaccgaaactaccacttttcacttgtcatttgtccttgatcagataagtgtagccgaaggtatcatttatcactttcacttatccttgattagataagtgtagctgaagctatcacttatcacttgttgccatggtccaaccatggtcttttctgtcaattcatcttgtcactaaactgaagtgctcaatttgatcatttattcaattttcatgcttttacattattcacgattttatcatcaatacatatgacataacacatcatgaaattcataaaattaacaaatgatcactaaaatttagccatttaaactcacaagttcgattTATGTATTacaacgataatcataatttcataataaatcttccaaataaaatattatatcatttctaattcaacacttatcgattataatcgggcatgtgatcaatttatacatgagtcattcatatatttttcctcctcctcctctccatccacatctttagtataaataacacacttgtaagtaacattatctataattttcactatttacttatgtgaatattcaagctatccatttgtgtcatagtcactaaattatttttatctcgaactacagaacttcaaattaagatccgctaattttccctgaaactagactcacgtatcttcttagcataaaattttcagaatttttggtttaaccaataagtacagtttattctttaaagtcacccttgttctgctgtctgacagtttcgacccttcttcactaaaaattaattatctcctcgtacatgattcgaatgatgtttttgtttgtttctcttgaaaataggctcattcaagattctaaacatttatatttaatctccaaattatttttctccaattttttttattattttccaaagtcaaaacaggggaatccaaaatcattctgactttatctcacaaaatttattatatctcatgatttacaattccattgcttacatagtttcttctataagaaactagactcaataagctttaatttcatattttattcatcctctaattcgatttctacaattggtgatttttcaaaattagactactgctgctgtccaaaatagttttagtgcaaaatgttgatttccattttaccccaaatttcacagtccatacaattcaatccttactcaattaacccttcaattgagctaatttttctcaattaatactttattctatcattttaaactacttaATAACccttgaaaattagaaatttagcaCTAGAGCTTATTTTCAAACTCTTTCACAATTAGgttctaaaatcaatttccatcaattttacttgataaaatcatcatatatcaaaattaaagcttcaattctattattattcatcatatgcttccatcgctcatccataacaactttaaaaattagctatggaatcaaaaactaatgaaatagttagttggacccaattgtaaaagtccaaaaacatagaaatttcaaggagaaagtaagaattaaacttacatgaagctagagtatgaaaaccagcttgaaccctcttccatggatatttttcagctgatgaatatgaagagaaatgaagagaattctagatattccaatttactCCCATTTTTTTTagctaattttggtaattttccaatttttcccttatttcacccaaatttttctcagctattgcggCCCAAAATATTTTTTggggcttattttcactttaggtccttcgtCATtcgacaattgagctatttaatccttttagcatcTTTTACatatgtttcaatttagtcctttttatttaattaaccacccaaacgttaaaattttctaatgaaattttaatactaccttattgacactccgtaaatattaataaaaatatttatggctcggtttataacacCGAGATCTAAATACCTCTTTGtctcaatttcttgaccaaataaatttttataaaacacaatttactattttaaaaatcttttaaaaactacatttggctcgtaaatattaaataatataatctacgagtttatttgtcaaatttgatggtctcgaaccactatttccTAAATCGTTGAAATTCGTGCTATTGCAGATCACTCCCGTTAAAAACTCTAATAAAACTCTGACATGATATTTTTTTGACACATGGACTAATTATTATATGCCACATGGCACAATTTACGATGTCATAAGTATTGATGCCACTTAaaggactaaaatataatttgcCCAGTACTAATTATTaaccaaaataaaagaaaaaaataattaaatagttaAAAAAACCCAGAAATCTAAACTAAAGATGAACAAACAATTAGAAAAAAGAGAAC from Gossypium arboreum isolate Shixiya-1 chromosome 1, ASM2569848v2, whole genome shotgun sequence harbors:
- the LOC108480622 gene encoding uncharacterized protein LOC108480622, with translation METAGEWLEKALIDLCKKIETGLYLDAEIISGLVSYCELAHPLDAKEYLDNIIGQEAGKVVTEEYLRRRGHLDLCTGNAAIPASKLQAYVKPPSGEISVSGTKKPFKTPKEAAGSSYRAEPKKNVISGNQENRIPNDASDSRNMHKGNQGNSKKKKAGKVVSLAEAAKGSIVFHQGKPCSCQARQHRLISNCLSCGKIVCEQEGEGPCNFCGALVLREGSTYAGLEGSFTPVSDAEAAAEAYAKRLVEYDRNAAARTTVIDDQSDYYEIEGNSWLSKEEKEFLKKKQEEIEEAERLKRSKVFVTFDLVGRKVLLNEDEVSELESENRILLRPPDEREANRIKPNPNLKLQPVFLSPVPSKKGSKSKQPSKSPVSGLCLEITRRVQHDSNELKYFMTDKKIEAT